Proteins found in one Nitrospira sp. genomic segment:
- a CDS encoding helix-turn-helix domain-containing protein has product MEQTWLTVDELAAVLKVSPKSIRRAYRKGEIPVDRFCRFVRFDLERVKEALKAKGRGQTFVVSMRKEGQRSATDGASGRRAQRTSPRLGKTGASIAQTPRRKK; this is encoded by the coding sequence ATGGAACAAACATGGTTAACCGTCGATGAGTTGGCCGCCGTCCTCAAAGTCAGTCCAAAGTCGATCCGCCGGGCCTACCGCAAAGGCGAGATTCCGGTAGATCGATTCTGCCGATTTGTACGTTTCGATCTGGAGCGCGTGAAGGAGGCCCTGAAGGCCAAGGGGCGTGGTCAGACCTTTGTGGTGTCCATGAGGAAGGAGGGACAGCGCAGCGCGACCGACGGCGCCAGCGGGCGGCGCGCGCAGCGGACCAGCCCCCGACTTGGTAAGACGGGGGCGTCTATCGCACAAACGCCAAGGAGGAAGAAATGA
- a CDS encoding helix-turn-helix transcriptional regulator: protein MGSRITGTERVFRLGPQPTLTLRERLILDGLWSGKSTNQIAEQLGLSLNSIKAVRHRLLRKYQASNAAQLVRAALAHGDLTVV from the coding sequence ATGGGATCACGAATCACAGGCACGGAGAGGGTGTTTCGGCTGGGACCGCAACCAACACTGACCTTGCGCGAGCGGCTCATCCTGGACGGGCTATGGTCCGGGAAGAGCACGAATCAAATCGCGGAACAGCTCGGCCTGTCCCTGAATTCTATCAAAGCGGTGCGTCACCGCCTATTGAGGAAGTATCAGGCGTCCAATGCGGCGCAGCTCGTACGAGCCGCCCTCGCGCATGGCGATCTCACTGTGGTCTAG
- a CDS encoding JAB domain-containing protein, producing MSVDSSLGSSNGVQPLKPVRKYGIPRYRVTLVREGRAIPAAESVHTSEGAAAILRPLFAGLDREQFLICGLDAKHGLIGINVVSTGSLTLAIVHPREVFKPLILMNAGAWICAHNHPSGDSTPSPEDRVLTKRLREAADLFGIPLLDHLVLAEERYYSFADQGWPGA from the coding sequence ATGTCCGTTGATAGCTCTCTCGGTTCCTCGAACGGTGTACAGCCACTGAAACCGGTTCGCAAATACGGAATCCCTCGGTACCGTGTGACCCTCGTGCGCGAGGGCCGTGCCATTCCAGCTGCGGAATCGGTGCATACGTCGGAAGGCGCTGCGGCGATCCTCCGGCCTTTGTTTGCGGGTCTCGACCGGGAGCAGTTCCTCATCTGTGGCCTGGATGCGAAGCATGGGCTCATTGGGATCAATGTGGTCTCCACTGGATCGCTGACCTTGGCCATTGTGCATCCACGCGAAGTCTTCAAGCCGCTGATCCTCATGAATGCCGGCGCCTGGATATGCGCGCACAATCACCCCTCCGGCGATAGCACGCCCAGCCCGGAAGATCGTGTGCTGACCAAACGGCTGCGCGAGGCGGCTGATCTGTTCGGCATTCCGCTGCTGGATCATCTTGTTCTCGCCGAGGAGCGCTACTACAGCTTTGCCGACCAGGGCTGGCCCGGCGCTTAG
- a CDS encoding response regulator: MTIMIVEDNIVCAKLVEGLLQKAGYQTVVVNNGKEALELLPTLCNIHLVITDYLMPEINGIELIQQLKMLPGLRDIPAIILSAHCDIPTAKIARGLHCNSILVKPVKKEQLLERVEQVLSVQPLVLRSKFDVSDTLQIGDEEYQELSDMFAIQVNETIPYAVLEESTSNEPISGALNQSLGALAESACLLGADKFSSLYAKLLAEDALTRSQLSALVRALQELSLEFSARRGSKKVNDPAKAPPSEEASAA, translated from the coding sequence GTGACCATTATGATCGTGGAAGACAATATTGTATGCGCGAAATTGGTCGAGGGGCTGCTCCAAAAAGCCGGTTATCAAACGGTTGTCGTCAATAACGGTAAAGAGGCGCTGGAGTTGCTCCCTACGCTATGCAACATCCATCTCGTCATCACGGATTATCTGATGCCGGAAATAAACGGTATCGAGCTGATTCAACAGTTGAAAATGCTTCCCGGCTTGAGGGACATTCCGGCCATCATTCTCTCGGCTCATTGCGATATCCCTACGGCCAAGATAGCGCGAGGTCTGCATTGCAATAGCATCCTCGTCAAGCCAGTGAAGAAGGAACAGTTGTTAGAACGGGTGGAACAGGTGCTGAGCGTCCAACCCCTGGTGTTGCGTAGCAAGTTTGATGTGTCCGACACCTTACAAATAGGTGACGAGGAATATCAGGAGCTGAGTGACATGTTTGCCATTCAGGTAAACGAAACCATCCCCTACGCAGTTCTGGAGGAATCCACATCTAACGAGCCGATCTCCGGAGCATTAAATCAATCACTGGGCGCTCTGGCGGAGAGCGCCTGTCTGCTCGGCGCAGACAAGTTCTCAAGCCTCTATGCGAAACTTCTGGCCGAGGATGCGTTGACACGATCACAGCTTTCTGCCCTTGTACGGGCATTGCAGGAATTATCATTGGAGTTCTCGGCGCGTCGTGGTTCGAAAAAAGTAAACGACCCAGCCAAAGCCCCGCCCTCCGAAGAAGCGTCCGCTGCCTAA
- a CDS encoding tetratricopeptide repeat protein: MNSRRHPAWYLAIALTGVVCGCAGQAPPPRSHHDATAGRIGVGAESPKSENGFSPVPPLLTADEYEHLADRSVAGRNLTVAMAQYEKALRLDPGRARVREKRGILFLERGLAEDALLEFRAMADQTPISAAAFDGEGRALASLGRLEDAQKAFRRALTLNPQDWRAYAWLGIVAYVQERYPDALAAFQTAYSIKPEHPALANNLGQTYVALRRYDDAIASFRLGDPYAQDHPRLTKNLIGALTLAGQHDAAEQVRRHQDHDVPTKAQHSQNTRFSE, from the coding sequence ATGAATAGTCGTCGTCATCCTGCATGGTATCTTGCCATAGCTCTGACAGGTGTGGTGTGCGGGTGCGCGGGGCAAGCGCCTCCTCCGCGGAGTCATCATGACGCCACCGCCGGACGGATCGGCGTAGGGGCTGAGTCGCCGAAGTCGGAGAACGGGTTCTCGCCGGTACCCCCGCTTCTGACGGCCGATGAGTATGAGCATCTTGCAGATCGATCCGTGGCCGGGAGGAATTTGACCGTTGCGATGGCGCAGTACGAGAAAGCGTTGCGACTGGACCCGGGGCGCGCACGGGTTCGAGAGAAACGCGGCATCCTGTTTCTTGAAAGGGGATTGGCCGAGGACGCCCTTCTGGAATTCAGGGCCATGGCCGATCAAACCCCGATTTCTGCTGCGGCGTTCGACGGGGAGGGGCGAGCGTTGGCGAGTCTTGGCCGGTTGGAAGATGCCCAGAAGGCGTTTCGCCGAGCCCTAACTCTGAATCCGCAAGATTGGCGCGCCTATGCGTGGCTGGGCATTGTTGCCTATGTTCAGGAACGGTATCCCGATGCTCTTGCCGCATTTCAAACCGCCTACTCCATCAAGCCGGAGCATCCTGCCCTGGCCAACAACCTTGGGCAAACCTACGTTGCATTGAGGCGCTATGATGACGCGATTGCCAGTTTTCGCTTGGGTGACCCGTATGCGCAGGATCATCCACGCCTCACCAAGAATCTCATCGGTGCACTGACATTGGCCGGACAACACGATGCGGCGGAGCAGGTTCGTCGGCACCAGGACCACGATGTGCCGACGAAAGCTCAGCACAGCCAGAACACACGTTTCAGCGAGTAA
- a CDS encoding replication initiation factor domain-containing protein gives MTVSGGFTQTIDWLAFTLPKAEVADVIRLIGGDWFQSESGFRGYPVAQLMTQGKTGVGKLGTGAPRNPKEVHVDLSAGIVSQWDETKLKTVLAWIFAQKGHVTRIDVAMDDREATVAVETVRQAVEAGQAVSRSKQFKVIQASNHRVGIRTGETLYFGSRESQSMLRVYDKRLELQSRGREDAETYGVRWEMEFKQDRAQACAKALLTLDSEDWRAFLVGVLRSYVDFRETTREAEAYEKYRAPLLGWWEGLTEGFRRCRLVVERIQQRLDDVVAWFANALSPMLAVVVACRGDQFLTEMIYAGTKRWNQKHYALLKQRKKVVTPYVLHLKPRT, from the coding sequence ATGACCGTCTCCGGAGGATTCACCCAAACCATCGATTGGCTGGCCTTCACCCTGCCGAAGGCTGAAGTCGCAGACGTGATCAGGCTCATTGGTGGCGACTGGTTTCAAAGTGAGAGCGGCTTTCGGGGCTACCCCGTCGCTCAGCTCATGACGCAGGGCAAGACGGGTGTCGGCAAACTGGGGACGGGTGCTCCTCGCAATCCGAAGGAAGTGCATGTGGATCTGTCGGCTGGGATTGTCTCCCAGTGGGATGAGACCAAGCTCAAGACGGTCCTTGCGTGGATCTTTGCGCAGAAGGGCCATGTGACCCGGATCGATGTCGCCATGGACGACCGGGAGGCGACTGTCGCAGTCGAGACCGTGCGGCAAGCCGTGGAGGCCGGACAAGCGGTGAGTCGATCGAAGCAGTTCAAGGTGATCCAGGCCTCTAATCATCGCGTAGGCATCCGGACTGGAGAGACCCTGTATTTCGGCAGTCGGGAAAGCCAAAGCATGCTGCGGGTCTATGACAAACGGTTGGAACTCCAGAGTCGTGGACGAGAAGACGCGGAGACTTACGGCGTCCGGTGGGAAATGGAATTCAAACAGGACCGGGCGCAAGCCTGCGCCAAAGCGCTGCTCACACTCGATTCCGAAGATTGGCGGGCCTTCTTAGTTGGGGTACTGCGCTCCTATGTGGATTTCCGAGAGACCACACGAGAAGCCGAAGCGTATGAAAAATATCGGGCTCCTCTGTTGGGTTGGTGGGAAGGCTTAACCGAAGGCTTTAGGCGCTGTCGGCTCGTGGTCGAACGCATTCAACAGCGGCTGGACGATGTCGTCGCGTGGTTCGCCAACGCTCTCAGCCCCATGCTCGCCGTGGTGGTGGCCTGTCGCGGTGATCAGTTTCTGACGGAGATGATTTATGCGGGTACGAAACGATGGAACCAGAAGCACTATGCCCTGTTGAAGCAACGCAAGAAGGTGGTGACGCCCTATGTGCTTCATCTCAAACCTCGGACATAA